A genomic segment from Gracilimonas sediminicola encodes:
- a CDS encoding GAF domain-containing protein, with the protein MSLDRQEKALREYKQILQDLVHLLRTSSKVQLSYLCWVNRARQQFVWETNSTGLPNVMFQDRVAFENHFLNEFKDTDEIIQLMVGEDIEKAKLIHYFDFVQAKNILIVPFINKGETVALTVLESEQEIDQEAIQDRIMAYNNALVNVLDTYLEVVDLHEQQQEWEDYEESLNKLDYRGHKVEIFATMMEEMQKNLPNGGAVLLAPGMESWNVILRTQNSKNPPKLGLQLEEKSVAYESLEKGEPIFTMHFNNNPRRITSAEKRTEGATFAIPVMIHDRRQGVVICYDNDPLTFKESTKHKLSNMVRIAALSVQSSVKKSGMVQEILTQSFGAFTPELWEIALNNELAKLKKGTPENTWLGLVAPDDVSALRTKFRLEDLQKIQTDFVTNLNPSKYGIPGFVGYNSDYVYAVLIQSDDEEAVSFWMEKMKSKLEAGLNLSIGGTMRPQFKVGYTKLTDQSVNAYQVMEKAKKALAKVMNDKEAELVEA; encoded by the coding sequence ATGTCTTTAGACCGACAAGAAAAAGCCTTACGGGAATACAAGCAGATCCTTCAGGATTTGGTGCATTTATTGCGAACTTCTTCGAAAGTTCAACTCTCTTACTTATGCTGGGTAAACCGCGCCCGCCAACAATTTGTGTGGGAAACGAATAGCACCGGTCTTCCCAATGTGATGTTCCAGGATCGTGTAGCATTTGAAAATCATTTCCTGAATGAATTTAAAGATACCGATGAAATCATTCAGTTGATGGTGGGGGAAGACATCGAGAAGGCAAAACTCATCCACTATTTTGATTTTGTACAGGCCAAAAACATCCTGATAGTACCCTTTATAAACAAAGGGGAAACGGTAGCACTCACAGTTCTTGAAAGTGAGCAGGAGATAGATCAGGAAGCTATACAGGATCGCATCATGGCTTATAATAATGCCCTGGTTAATGTACTGGATACTTACCTGGAAGTGGTTGATTTACACGAGCAACAGCAGGAGTGGGAAGATTATGAAGAGTCGCTGAATAAACTGGATTACCGGGGACATAAGGTCGAGATTTTTGCCACGATGATGGAAGAAATGCAAAAAAACCTGCCAAATGGCGGGGCAGTACTTCTGGCTCCCGGCATGGAATCCTGGAATGTGATTTTACGCACTCAAAACTCAAAAAATCCTCCGAAATTAGGTCTTCAGCTGGAAGAAAAAAGCGTGGCCTATGAATCGCTTGAAAAGGGAGAACCTATTTTCACGATGCATTTCAACAACAATCCACGGCGTATAACCTCTGCGGAAAAAAGAACGGAAGGCGCAACTTTTGCTATCCCGGTGATGATCCACGACCGGCGGCAGGGGGTGGTGATTTGCTATGATAACGATCCGCTGACCTTTAAAGAGTCCACCAAGCACAAGTTGTCGAATATGGTTCGGATAGCCGCTTTGAGTGTGCAATCTTCGGTGAAGAAATCCGGAATGGTGCAGGAAATCCTTACTCAAAGTTTCGGTGCTTTTACTCCCGAGCTTTGGGAAATTGCCCTCAACAACGAATTGGCAAAGCTGAAAAAAGGAACACCGGAAAACACCTGGCTGGGCTTGGTTGCCCCGGATGATGTTTCGGCACTTCGGACAAAATTCAGGCTGGAAGACCTCCAAAAAATCCAGACCGATTTTGTCACAAACCTGAACCCCTCTAAATATGGAATCCCGGGTTTTGTAGGCTACAACTCTGATTACGTATATGCGGTTCTGATTCAAAGTGATGACGAAGAAGCTGTGTCGTTCTGGATGGAGAAAATGAAGTCGAAGCTGGAAGCAGGACTCAATCTATCCATCGGTGGAACGATGCGTCCACAGTTTAAGGTCGGCTATACAAAGCTTACCGATCAATCGGTGAATGCGTACCAGGTGATGGAGAAAGCGAAGAAAGCCTTAGCTAAAGTAATGAACGATAAGGAAGCTGAACTGGTGGAAGCATAA
- a CDS encoding response regulator gives MHSLLLSLLLLTQPSTDSIRTGAAEYLVRHYDIEDGLPVNSVNGMVQDDDGYLYFSTYDGLVRYDGYEFKVYNSGNTEGLAINRIAGILKSQDNSIWLFNEDQSITLKSGNSFRTFLSPEIPGKAHRIIEGTDGQIWVSGMEGVAFFNKKKSVFKKIEASLLQSNSELIGAGINGGIFVLNDSGLVFFKNNTPSLLLNVVDYPILDLDIRQIKQFEESIVWLVGVGTILRYNTETKEVALISVPEGGTEIAFWDIALQANGDYILSATNGLYTLNPLTLIIQKMPVSINSGIVRSNLIYTGGAGEEVLIGDDEVIIGGKTILRAPSLKFGFNDREGSLWIGSETNGLYQIRKSSFINLNSSEIPGLNNIYSIIQDRSGSYWACGISGGIVRISKSGVTNWNSSNSTLRSNLCKFLYEDDDGNVYAGLSDHLIWKFTNGNWLEPEDFGGLPSDKLVDPEAMHRLGRNLLIGNYQSMLISGNGSLRYFDDSQPQELARIQVFAENSKNIIFVGTAGTGLSRIEGNSFINYSTKDGVLNSNIIRDIFLQSDDTLWIATENLGLNRLVLNEKGTVLSSASITTSEGLTHNSLHRIIEDPFGNFWISSNGGIMRIPKKALNDFADGSLTKLPVLSFDERDGMINREANGGVQSAGILTSDNKLWFPNQRGITIIDPADFTVEQNLDTPTPVLESVELENGELFVAGQPEIAIPSGERNLRINFAAPNFTYQERVQFSYKLQGVNNSWQSADQSKQAVFTGIPPGAHTFTVRADFIGGEPVETSALIMIPHFFYETGWFALLIVFSGIGLVIGFFRIRVRSLKEREAKLQVRVDEQTEALKLAAEQKNRFFTGITHELKTPLSLIVGPLDDILNLKESIDHEKLGHRLSLMQRNGLRLQNLVEQILNVSKLNADAIKLNMQPVDVVMFTQQILGQFQSKMDQEEIILNIKAAPLSENIYIDKEAWERIVINLMSNAIKFSPKGATISLSVEENEEKVTFGISDEGPGIRSEEQGRIFDYLYQVEGAHAAEGTGIGLYLVKGLVEHMGGSIEFNSEALKGAEFVITLPKGYMHIDSMHNISHDSTPENVIIAPRKNTESPSFSVQVASDSEEHIMIVEDNFDFRSYLQSVLSELYRVSVAENGKDALDILKEKTPDLVISDVMMPEMTGLEFVRVLRSEDRFKHLPVIFLSAKDQDLDIKTGLSTGADVYLTKPVQTNMLLTQISAILRREKILKTGFVTDAEIEEPNFIKQVREIVFRQLGNPSFNVNQLADALYISRAKLYMDWKEVSDVTVNDFIKKMRFDEAKILLQEKNFNIQETARAVGFSDPNYFSTSFKKEFGFPPSELTK, from the coding sequence TTGCATTCACTTTTGCTCTCCTTGCTTTTACTTACCCAGCCTTCCACTGATTCCATTAGAACCGGAGCTGCTGAATACCTGGTTCGACATTACGATATTGAAGACGGCCTTCCTGTGAACTCAGTGAACGGTATGGTGCAGGATGATGACGGGTATCTTTACTTTTCCACTTACGATGGCCTGGTCCGTTACGATGGGTACGAATTCAAAGTGTACAATTCCGGGAATACAGAAGGGCTTGCGATAAACCGGATAGCCGGGATACTTAAATCTCAAGATAATTCCATCTGGCTGTTTAACGAAGACCAGTCGATAACTTTAAAATCGGGGAACTCTTTCAGAACTTTTCTTTCTCCGGAAATTCCCGGTAAAGCGCATCGTATCATTGAAGGAACGGATGGACAAATCTGGGTATCGGGAATGGAAGGAGTGGCTTTTTTCAATAAAAAAAAGTCCGTTTTTAAAAAAATTGAAGCTTCCCTTCTTCAATCTAATTCGGAGTTGATTGGCGCAGGCATAAACGGCGGCATCTTTGTTTTAAACGATTCCGGACTGGTTTTCTTCAAAAATAATACCCCGTCATTACTGCTTAATGTCGTTGACTATCCCATACTTGATTTAGACATCAGACAAATAAAACAATTTGAAGAAAGCATTGTCTGGTTGGTGGGGGTGGGAACCATTCTCAGATACAATACGGAAACTAAGGAAGTAGCCCTGATTAGTGTACCTGAAGGTGGTACTGAGATTGCATTTTGGGATATTGCTCTACAAGCGAATGGCGACTACATTCTTTCTGCAACTAACGGATTATATACCCTGAACCCGCTAACTCTTATAATCCAAAAAATGCCTGTTTCCATAAATTCCGGAATTGTTCGCTCAAATCTTATATATACTGGTGGGGCCGGAGAGGAAGTTTTAATCGGTGATGATGAAGTAATTATTGGAGGGAAAACCATCCTCCGGGCACCCTCTCTGAAATTCGGTTTTAACGACCGTGAAGGCTCGCTCTGGATAGGTTCTGAAACAAACGGACTTTACCAGATTAGAAAAAGCAGCTTTATCAATCTCAACTCCTCAGAGATTCCCGGGCTCAATAATATATACTCGATCATCCAGGACAGAAGCGGCTCTTACTGGGCTTGTGGAATAAGCGGCGGGATTGTGAGAATTTCTAAATCCGGGGTTACTAACTGGAATAGCTCTAACAGTACGCTCAGAAGTAATTTATGCAAATTCCTATATGAAGATGATGATGGTAATGTTTATGCCGGACTTAGTGATCATCTGATTTGGAAATTTACAAATGGAAACTGGCTTGAGCCGGAAGATTTTGGTGGATTACCTTCTGATAAATTAGTGGATCCTGAAGCCATGCATCGTTTGGGCAGAAATCTTCTAATCGGAAATTACCAATCGATGCTAATAAGTGGCAATGGCAGCCTCCGTTATTTCGATGATTCTCAGCCACAGGAGCTGGCAAGAATTCAGGTGTTCGCAGAAAACAGCAAGAATATCATTTTTGTAGGTACCGCCGGGACCGGCCTGAGCCGTATTGAAGGCAACTCATTTATCAACTATTCTACAAAAGACGGAGTGCTTAACAGCAACATAATCAGGGATATTTTTCTTCAATCGGATGATACACTTTGGATTGCCACAGAAAATCTTGGTTTGAACAGGCTTGTACTTAATGAAAAGGGAACTGTTCTCTCTTCAGCAAGCATCACCACCTCAGAAGGACTTACCCACAATTCTCTTCATCGCATTATCGAAGATCCATTTGGAAATTTTTGGATCAGTTCGAACGGAGGAATTATGCGCATCCCAAAAAAGGCGTTGAATGATTTTGCGGACGGCTCCCTTACAAAACTTCCCGTTCTGAGTTTTGACGAGCGAGACGGGATGATCAACCGGGAAGCAAATGGCGGGGTACAGTCCGCGGGAATTCTTACTTCGGATAATAAACTGTGGTTCCCTAACCAGCGTGGCATCACCATCATAGATCCGGCCGATTTTACTGTCGAACAAAACCTGGATACTCCCACTCCGGTTCTTGAATCCGTTGAACTGGAAAACGGGGAATTATTCGTTGCCGGGCAACCTGAAATTGCTATCCCTTCCGGGGAAAGAAACCTAAGAATAAATTTCGCAGCCCCTAATTTTACTTACCAGGAACGGGTTCAGTTCAGTTATAAACTGCAAGGCGTAAACAATAGCTGGCAATCGGCAGATCAGTCTAAACAGGCCGTTTTTACGGGAATCCCTCCCGGTGCACACACCTTTACCGTCAGGGCCGATTTCATTGGGGGGGAACCGGTGGAAACATCCGCTTTAATCATGATTCCTCATTTCTTTTATGAAACCGGATGGTTTGCCCTCCTTATTGTTTTCTCAGGAATAGGTTTGGTTATCGGTTTTTTTAGAATCAGGGTGAGGAGCCTCAAAGAGCGGGAGGCTAAACTTCAGGTTCGGGTTGATGAACAAACCGAGGCGCTTAAACTCGCTGCGGAACAAAAGAACCGATTTTTTACAGGTATCACCCATGAACTCAAAACCCCGCTATCTCTTATTGTCGGGCCACTTGATGATATTCTGAACCTTAAGGAATCAATTGATCATGAAAAACTGGGACACCGGTTATCCCTGATGCAACGAAACGGACTCAGGCTGCAAAACCTGGTGGAACAAATTCTGAATGTTTCGAAACTGAATGCAGATGCCATTAAACTGAATATGCAGCCGGTTGACGTTGTTATGTTCACCCAACAAATATTGGGGCAGTTCCAATCAAAAATGGATCAGGAGGAAATCATACTGAATATCAAAGCGGCCCCACTCTCAGAAAATATCTATATAGATAAAGAAGCCTGGGAGAGAATCGTTATTAACCTGATGAGCAATGCGATTAAATTCTCTCCAAAAGGAGCAACCATTTCTCTGAGTGTTGAAGAAAACGAGGAGAAAGTAACATTCGGAATTAGCGATGAGGGTCCCGGCATCCGTTCCGAAGAGCAGGGCAGAATTTTTGATTATCTGTACCAGGTTGAAGGAGCTCACGCCGCCGAAGGAACCGGAATCGGATTATATTTAGTAAAAGGGCTGGTGGAACATATGGGTGGAAGCATAGAGTTTAATTCTGAAGCATTAAAAGGGGCTGAATTTGTTATTACTCTTCCAAAAGGATACATGCATATAGATAGCATGCACAATATATCTCATGATTCTACACCGGAGAATGTTATAATAGCTCCTCGCAAAAATACTGAGTCCCCTTCTTTCAGTGTACAGGTAGCTTCTGATTCTGAAGAGCATATTATGATTGTGGAAGACAACTTCGATTTCAGATCATACCTGCAGTCGGTATTATCAGAATTGTATAGGGTATCTGTCGCTGAAAATGGTAAAGATGCCCTGGATATTCTTAAAGAAAAAACTCCTGATCTTGTGATCTCTGATGTGATGATGCCGGAAATGACCGGGCTTGAGTTTGTGAGAGTGTTACGCTCAGAAGATCGGTTCAAACACCTTCCGGTCATTTTCTTATCAGCAAAAGACCAGGATTTAGATATTAAAACCGGGTTATCAACAGGTGCCGACGTATATCTCACCAAACCTGTACAAACAAATATGTTACTCACTCAAATTTCTGCCATACTAAGAAGGGAGAAAATTCTTAAAACTGGTTTTGTTACTGATGCAGAAATTGAAGAACCGAATTTTATCAAGCAGGTTCGTGAAATTGTATTTCGTCAATTGGGTAACCCGTCCTTTAATGTAAACCAGCTTGCAGATGCATTATACATCAGCCGCGCAAAACTGTATATGGATTGGAAAGAAGTATCTGATGTCACCGTCAATGACTTTATCAAAAAAATGCGGTTTGATGAAGCCAAAATCCTTTTACAGGAAAAGAACTTTAATATACAGGAAACCGCAAGAGCCGTTGGCTTCTCTGACCCAAACTATTTTTCCACGAGTTTCAAAAAAGAATTTGGGTTTCCTCCTTCCGAATTAACTAAATAG
- a CDS encoding phosphopentomutase, with amino-acid sequence MMGNAYIIVVDGLGVGAQEDADQYGDADMNTLGHVSEQTGVKLPNLQKMGIGNIIPLASVPENEQPLAAYGKLREVSAGKDSTTGHWEIAGIQLEKPFPTYPNGFPEKVIKDFCDGIGVEKALCNQPYSGTDVIRDYGEEHLETGYPIVYTSADSVFQVACHDDVVPVKKLYEWCEFTRNKVCIGEHEVGRVIARPFTGKPGNFERISDKRHDYSSVPPENNLVQKLNDSGVKTYSIGKVADLFAGKGFTQYRPTKSNAEGISQLLSLMSAQLDNCFVFVNLIDTDQLYGHRLDPEGYAGSLEEFDRAIPAIVSKIRENDLLIITGDHGNDPCSDSTDHSREFVPLLVFPKGRAEAENLGTGESFSNIACSVAEFFGVVSNFPGKSFLKDNS; translated from the coding sequence ATAATGGGAAATGCCTACATCATTGTTGTAGATGGATTGGGAGTCGGTGCGCAGGAAGATGCTGATCAATATGGCGATGCCGACATGAATACGCTGGGCCATGTAAGTGAGCAGACCGGAGTTAAGCTCCCAAACCTCCAAAAAATGGGGATTGGAAATATCATTCCTCTGGCTTCGGTTCCGGAAAATGAACAACCGTTGGCCGCCTATGGCAAACTTCGTGAAGTTTCAGCAGGCAAAGATTCTACCACCGGGCACTGGGAAATAGCGGGTATTCAACTCGAAAAACCTTTTCCTACTTATCCGAATGGTTTTCCTGAAAAAGTAATCAAGGATTTTTGCGATGGAATAGGGGTGGAAAAAGCCCTGTGTAATCAACCCTATTCAGGCACTGATGTAATTCGGGATTATGGAGAAGAACACCTCGAGACCGGATATCCCATTGTATATACCTCGGCCGACAGTGTATTCCAGGTGGCTTGTCATGATGATGTTGTTCCGGTAAAGAAACTGTATGAGTGGTGTGAGTTTACGCGCAATAAAGTTTGCATCGGGGAGCATGAAGTGGGGCGGGTAATTGCACGTCCGTTTACCGGTAAGCCCGGGAATTTTGAGCGTATCTCTGATAAACGTCACGATTACTCGTCGGTTCCTCCGGAAAATAACCTGGTACAAAAATTGAATGATTCCGGAGTAAAAACATATTCCATTGGTAAAGTGGCCGACCTGTTTGCCGGAAAAGGATTCACCCAATATCGCCCCACCAAAAGCAATGCAGAAGGTATTTCCCAGCTGTTGAGCCTAATGTCGGCTCAGCTTGATAACTGTTTCGTATTTGTAAACCTGATTGATACCGACCAGCTATACGGGCACCGGTTAGATCCTGAAGGATATGCCGGAAGTTTAGAGGAATTCGACCGGGCCATTCCGGCAATCGTCTCTAAAATCAGGGAAAATGATTTACTGATTATTACCGGAGATCACGGAAACGATCCATGTTCGGACAGCACCGATCACTCCAGGGAATTTGTGCCTTTACTTGTATTCCCAAAGGGCAGAGCTGAGGCTGAAAATCTTGGAACCGGAGAATCCTTTTCAAATATAGCCTGTAGCGTGGCTGAGTTTTTTGGGGTAGTAAGTAATTTCCCGGGTAAGTCTTTTCTGAAAGATAATTCTTAA